One segment of Leptospirillum ferrooxidans C2-3 DNA contains the following:
- a CDS encoding FTR1 family iron permease, with translation MIETYLILVRETLEASLLVGILLSTLKRLGDRKGQRFVLMGTGVAVACCLVLGVLADHLESFLSGNAKNILDVCVFFLPTIFLSYMVIWMAKNGREQGGALKEKATAAIKTENVWILFLLAFMGVFREGLETVLFLWGISLQSAPGESIAAPMAAGLAGSATAILLVLILFKSTAHIPISTFLRISSILLIVMAGGMLAAGTGRLVAMGILPPIIFQTWDTSRILNEHSYFGGMLADFLGYRSKPPLIMILTVSVYLTGMFLLLRRAEQSGKKPAH, from the coding sequence TTGATTGAGACATATTTGATCCTCGTCCGGGAAACACTCGAAGCATCACTTCTTGTTGGCATCCTTCTGTCCACACTGAAAAGACTGGGAGACCGGAAGGGACAGAGATTTGTCCTGATGGGTACCGGTGTAGCGGTCGCGTGTTGCCTCGTTCTGGGGGTTCTTGCGGATCATCTCGAATCATTTCTCTCCGGGAATGCCAAAAATATTCTTGATGTATGTGTTTTTTTCCTGCCAACGATATTCCTTTCCTACATGGTGATATGGATGGCGAAAAACGGGCGGGAACAGGGAGGAGCCCTCAAGGAAAAGGCTACTGCCGCGATCAAGACGGAGAATGTATGGATTTTATTTTTACTGGCTTTCATGGGTGTCTTCAGGGAGGGTCTTGAAACGGTCCTTTTTCTATGGGGGATCTCCCTTCAGTCCGCTCCAGGAGAATCCATAGCCGCTCCAATGGCTGCTGGCCTTGCCGGATCCGCAACGGCTATCCTTCTTGTCCTCATCCTATTCAAATCAACCGCACATATCCCCATTTCGACATTTCTCAGAATCTCGTCGATACTCCTGATCGTCATGGCCGGAGGAATGCTTGCAGCCGGAACAGGGCGACTTGTCGCCATGGGAATTCTTCCTCCGATTATCTTCCAGACATGGGATACAAGCAGGATCCTGAACGAACACTCTTATTTTGGAGGGATGCTTGCGGACTTTCTGGGTTACAGGTCAAAACCGCCCCTCATCATGATCCTCACAGTATCCGTCTATCTGACAGGAATGTTTCTGTTGTTGCGACGGGCGGAACAGTCCGGAAAAAAACCGGCCCATTGA
- a CDS encoding exodeoxyribonuclease V subunit gamma: MLWVVSGNDPERLGKELARKIKRLRSPFESEKILVDTSLKSFHLQTLLAKELGIFSGITITPPGNFLWSVLSECFPDAPPNNPLSKISMSFSLMELFSKREESGNAIRLPDGIPLPGDIPSQWELAITLAEIFDRILIYRPDWILIWEKDQHHQDPWSDLWRSLIQKTPLHRVSLLERFSRLVRASPESLKGKSFLKTPVHVIGHSLLPPSFLDFLKDLSILTDVVLYQWQATPIFLLPGFSDQLPGDAQGAAVNPLTRALGAQFVRMRDLCLSRSGQTEEFFSIPDRETILSKIQSEIINDRSGLDFSDAPLDHSLRIVVSRTPMGEVQALYHEIVLSFRRDSSLMSSDVLVMVSDIELFAPFIDAVFQKKIGEVGEIPYRIVGKRGGGESFKYLENCARVARGKCSASEVMALLDHPYSRERFGLDQEEVERIERWISRLPVWWGISPETREAFGSPEPALNTFFWGVERLLLSFPFAQSAPVEDMMPFDGGDLWEVAPVLEKFQVFIKLVLDLAHRLPDEESGFFWGETASWMAMNLFTDDFGIKEPEIYTALISFSRMLSPVDDENEASRMASLKIPYDGFLRMLEHQMKMAKGDSPGKMGHGVTFAPIVSSRGISSRFLALLGMNSELFTLKDRMVSFDPLMNAPRSGDHSRREDDQGMFLESVLSAKDSLFISYSGTGQEPFDEILPSVPLGHLIDWIRAMKPECENLVKRWSLVEGFSQKKESVQNTGFPSIPLPDDLSEDIPACCPMEIELDDLKGFFRNPARFFWSSWGGGALKNTLSSLASNDPFVPGLMESRFLGKTIFSYLNEHDGEIPPKSFLTPFGFLPHGSASGSVFESLSSSVFRLWKEKDFLFSQYPGSEIPLHELSLSSIPEMIGQTFRFHGSLDGQVFLKGDDVHHVMFFPYYHSKRDILSLWVDHLLLSLCFQDKIVVSTIYSLSGSGSESYCVKGGAKRALQDLFAIFCYGEIFPVPIFLKSSWEYADCWKKFRKKEAKPKSGKVSSDFSFDPRFPWGDPNGADRRKALEKAEKIWISQQKTPDISPEEMILYAKASPWTRLPGSDPEQLLPSEKMALRVFSPILGSVVDEKKKKTINAD; this comes from the coding sequence ATGTTGTGGGTTGTTTCGGGAAACGATCCTGAAAGGCTGGGAAAAGAGTTAGCCCGGAAAATCAAACGCCTGCGCTCTCCATTTGAGTCTGAAAAAATTCTTGTAGATACCTCATTGAAGTCTTTTCATCTCCAAACTCTCCTGGCAAAAGAACTGGGTATTTTTAGTGGGATCACAATCACTCCCCCCGGAAATTTTCTCTGGAGCGTTCTCTCCGAATGCTTTCCTGACGCACCTCCCAATAATCCATTGTCGAAAATATCCATGTCGTTTTCTCTGATGGAGCTTTTTTCGAAAAGAGAAGAATCCGGCAACGCGATTCGCTTGCCAGATGGAATCCCTCTTCCTGGGGACATTCCGTCCCAATGGGAACTGGCCATAACACTGGCAGAGATTTTTGACCGGATATTGATCTACAGGCCTGACTGGATCCTTATTTGGGAAAAAGACCAACATCATCAAGATCCCTGGTCCGATCTTTGGAGAAGCCTGATCCAGAAAACTCCACTTCACAGGGTTTCTCTCCTCGAACGATTTTCAAGGCTTGTGAGAGCATCACCGGAGTCTCTTAAGGGGAAGTCTTTTTTGAAAACCCCGGTACATGTCATAGGGCACTCTCTCCTCCCACCTTCTTTTCTGGATTTTCTGAAAGATCTCTCCATCCTGACAGATGTTGTTCTCTATCAATGGCAGGCCACACCCATTTTTCTTTTGCCAGGATTCTCTGATCAGCTTCCGGGAGATGCCCAGGGAGCTGCAGTCAATCCATTGACTAGGGCACTAGGTGCCCAATTTGTCAGGATGAGGGATCTCTGTCTTTCCAGGTCCGGTCAGACTGAAGAGTTTTTTTCCATTCCCGATAGGGAAACCATCCTTTCAAAGATACAGTCTGAAATCATCAATGACCGGTCCGGGCTTGATTTTTCAGATGCTCCCTTGGATCACTCTCTGAGAATTGTTGTATCAAGAACTCCCATGGGGGAGGTTCAGGCGCTTTATCATGAGATTGTTTTGTCTTTTAGACGGGACAGTTCCCTGATGTCGTCGGATGTTTTGGTGATGGTGTCTGATATTGAACTTTTTGCTCCCTTCATTGATGCGGTTTTTCAGAAAAAAATCGGGGAGGTTGGAGAGATTCCCTATCGGATTGTCGGAAAAAGGGGGGGTGGGGAAAGTTTCAAATACCTTGAAAATTGTGCCAGAGTGGCCCGGGGAAAATGTTCCGCTTCTGAGGTGATGGCACTTCTTGATCACCCCTATTCGAGAGAGCGTTTTGGGCTGGATCAAGAGGAAGTCGAGAGGATTGAGCGTTGGATTTCCCGGCTTCCTGTCTGGTGGGGAATTTCTCCGGAGACGAGAGAAGCATTCGGCTCGCCCGAGCCTGCCCTCAATACCTTTTTTTGGGGTGTGGAGCGCCTTCTGTTATCGTTTCCTTTTGCCCAGTCCGCTCCTGTGGAAGATATGATGCCCTTTGACGGAGGGGACCTTTGGGAAGTGGCCCCTGTTCTTGAAAAGTTTCAGGTTTTCATAAAGCTTGTTCTGGATCTGGCCCATCGTCTGCCGGATGAAGAAAGCGGATTCTTTTGGGGAGAAACGGCATCCTGGATGGCTATGAATCTCTTCACTGATGATTTTGGAATCAAAGAGCCCGAGATTTATACTGCCCTGATATCCTTTTCCAGAATGTTATCTCCTGTCGATGATGAAAATGAAGCAAGCCGAATGGCTTCTCTGAAAATTCCATATGACGGTTTTCTCCGAATGCTTGAACATCAGATGAAAATGGCTAAAGGAGACTCTCCCGGGAAAATGGGGCATGGCGTGACCTTTGCTCCCATCGTGTCATCAAGAGGAATCTCATCCCGATTCCTGGCTCTTCTCGGGATGAATTCAGAGCTTTTTACCCTGAAAGACAGAATGGTCTCATTTGATCCTTTGATGAATGCGCCAAGATCAGGTGATCATTCGAGAAGGGAGGATGATCAGGGGATGTTTCTGGAGTCTGTCCTGTCTGCGAAAGATTCTCTTTTCATCAGTTACTCTGGGACAGGACAGGAGCCCTTCGACGAGATCCTTCCATCGGTTCCTCTTGGACATCTGATCGATTGGATCAGGGCAATGAAACCTGAATGCGAAAATTTGGTAAAAAGATGGTCTTTGGTAGAAGGGTTTTCCCAGAAAAAAGAGTCTGTCCAAAACACCGGATTCCCTTCCATACCTCTCCCCGATGATCTGAGTGAAGATATTCCCGCATGTTGCCCGATGGAAATCGAATTGGATGATCTGAAAGGGTTTTTCAGGAATCCTGCCCGATTTTTCTGGTCATCCTGGGGAGGGGGTGCCCTCAAGAATACCCTTTCCTCTCTTGCTTCAAACGATCCATTTGTACCGGGACTGATGGAATCGAGGTTCCTGGGAAAGACGATCTTTTCCTATTTGAATGAACACGACGGAGAGATCCCTCCCAAAAGTTTTTTAACCCCTTTTGGTTTTTTGCCGCATGGAAGCGCCTCCGGGAGTGTTTTTGAAAGCCTTTCCTCTTCTGTTTTTAGGTTATGGAAGGAGAAGGATTTTCTCTTTTCTCAATATCCGGGCTCGGAAATTCCTCTTCATGAGTTGTCTCTTTCGAGCATTCCGGAGATGATCGGCCAGACGTTCCGTTTTCATGGAAGCCTTGATGGGCAGGTGTTCCTAAAAGGGGATGATGTTCATCATGTTATGTTTTTCCCCTATTATCATTCCAAAAGAGATATCTTGTCCTTATGGGTGGACCATTTGTTGCTGAGTCTCTGTTTTCAGGACAAGATCGTTGTTTCAACGATCTATTCTCTCTCCGGTTCCGGGAGCGAGTCCTATTGTGTTAAAGGGGGTGCAAAAAGAGCTCTTCAGGATCTTTTTGCCATTTTCTGTTATGGAGAAATTTTTCCTGTTCCAATCTTTTTGAAAAGTTCTTGGGAGTATGCAGACTGTTGGAAAAAGTTCAGAAAAAAAGAAGCCAAGCCAAAGTCGGGGAAAGTGAGTTCGGATTTCTCTTTTGATCCGAGATTTCCATGGGGTGATCCCAACGGGGCCGATCGTCGAAAGGCATTGGAAAAAGCTGAAAAAATTTGGATCTCTCAACAAAAAACACCGGATATTTCTCCCGAGGAAATGATTTTATATGCAAAAGCCTCTCCTTGGACAAGACTACCTGGTTCTGACCCTGAGCAACTTCTGCCTTCAGAGAAAATGGCATTGAGAGTCTTTTCCCCCATCTTGGGATCTGTCGTGGATGAAAAAAAGAAAAAGACGATCAATGCCGATTGA
- a CDS encoding CZB domain-containing protein, whose protein sequence is MMSIRGLSREIEQTVSAASVRSFLELTKLDHLIFKFDVYRFVFGMSTKKVEDFASHTSCRLGRWYYEGEGRKMFISYPEFQSIERPHEAVHSEAKRAIEATVRENVSETLMAMDRMESESLKVISALDALARKAETEVSTAKV, encoded by the coding sequence ATGATGTCTATTCGCGGATTGTCGAGAGAGATTGAACAAACGGTCTCCGCCGCATCTGTGAGAAGCTTCCTTGAGTTGACCAAGCTGGATCACCTGATTTTCAAGTTCGATGTCTACCGATTTGTTTTTGGTATGTCGACGAAAAAAGTCGAAGATTTTGCAAGCCATACATCCTGCCGTCTGGGACGATGGTATTACGAAGGGGAAGGAAGAAAAATGTTCATTTCCTATCCAGAATTCCAGTCCATTGAACGACCCCATGAGGCGGTTCATTCAGAGGCCAAGAGGGCTATTGAAGCAACGGTAAGGGAGAATGTTTCGGAAACACTCATGGCCATGGACCGGATGGAGAGTGAAAGCCTAAAGGTGATTTCAGCTCTTGATGCACTCGCCAGGAAAGCGGAAACAGAAGTGTCCACAGCCAAAGTTTAG
- a CDS encoding cupredoxin domain-containing protein: MSRPKTIIARCTLFAIGLVLIVPSALTAQNTDDVPLTLQHHQFIPEKISVLPNKRFVIVLENKDNHPEEFESYDLEFEILVLPHKTIRVPVRPLPKGTYAFFGDFHPKTAKGVVSVGDSSP, encoded by the coding sequence ATGTCCAGACCTAAGACAATCATTGCTCGTTGCACCCTATTTGCCATCGGCCTCGTCTTGATAGTTCCATCCGCTCTAACCGCCCAAAACACCGACGACGTTCCGCTGACGTTACAACACCATCAGTTCATTCCGGAAAAAATTTCGGTTTTACCCAATAAACGTTTTGTCATTGTCCTTGAGAACAAGGACAATCATCCGGAAGAGTTTGAAAGCTACGATCTTGAGTTTGAGATTCTCGTCCTTCCCCACAAAACCATCCGGGTTCCCGTTCGCCCATTACCAAAGGGAACTTACGCTTTCTTCGGGGATTTCCACCCCAAGACGGCCAAGGGGGTGGTCTCCGTCGGAGACTCTTCCCCCTAA
- a CDS encoding UvrD-helicase domain-containing protein: MKKRKRRSMPIDPVINDPFGIEEGGLHLVEASAGTGKTTLLSVLFLKAIIVWNHPVDKIAVITFTRAATQELLKRIRKELLGLRSYLSRRGASTGSEVFPQPIPPLLDLLENVSPEEASSRIERAILDFDRVVIRTIHSFYQGLLSEIMHLAGITEEREVVTRTEPYVFEATARFLRDDLERIHPALRRYWFQKGITTLAFYNGDFLENPKPDPSRLTSRVISLAQGGWPVSDPELLSGPGIDLLEEAFAQVFEKKQIVNELSVEDHSSERTKLLSDADFPFNILCAKSDQSLKIKGALDAQKTQNPVLKKALVELSASMDFLRERWEEASKAFVRRMMDHVGKILEENKKAAQIRFQDDALLLLLGILEKEEKENPDSPDSRLILAAIRSKFKVFLVDEFQDTDPSQISLLLKIGKNDSGDSLLPTPSMVFVGDPKQSIYHFRGADLQSYIRFREKMGGHVYGLLSSYRQSSSLLSALNFLYSNHPSPFSNPHVLAPEVYCASSRNSFLEVSGKRIAPMRILVKESLPRKGGSHPEADDTLRSPEDVLVARSTAREIHRILCPESNSRMGEKPVLPSEIAVLVRKTREAHEIEKELSLLGIPSLVEKDGSVLDSSEARELEWILLAILGQGGFSGILAALTSELVGEDYQSLKNLSSDLPSREEKLRSFSLLRKEWESSGIYRMGISMISALSIENNLAGRIDGKRKWINLNHLLELLNLWESQENLLPERLLARFSRAIRRSDELPAGEEEILRAEGAANAVRIMTVHKAKGLEFDMVFCPFVLKPGKISFPLKKREPSISSVSLPSLWFEDEMDPETMEESRKDSFSEELRILYVALTRARYHVSIVLNDQSKKGGFLPVSEPSPFLWLLLGMMKTFSPENPEKVLEDKLSGDHPLTPWILAKMAEDLSGGTIVAEPLEMFEGLSEPFLQETILKDQTVLTGPAFEKGFFPDRRGWIHESFTSMAHFFEDQSFAEDPFPERDVFFEKQSPRGGLARGARTGTLIHELLENADMDTEGEKWIGFVRSRLELRGFLEKDDLKNALEMVAACRTTPIDGASLKIGEIPREKKVTELAFSFPMEQYNLSRFYALLRNLSVPLPEKWGLESSAYADLNGMLSGAVDLFFFHEGRVAFVDYKTNDLGPNPMDYSQESLRDALTSGGYFLQALLYTVALHRHMKACIGASYSYERDFGGGTFLFLRGLLPPRLTKDQGVFKIIFPFDTIRAVEAFFDGRHP, encoded by the coding sequence ATGAAAAAAAGAAAAAGACGATCAATGCCGATTGATCCAGTGATAAATGATCCCTTCGGGATTGAAGAAGGCGGGCTTCACTTGGTGGAGGCAAGTGCTGGTACTGGAAAAACCACTCTACTTTCGGTCCTGTTTCTCAAGGCGATTATCGTCTGGAACCACCCGGTGGACAAGATAGCCGTGATTACCTTTACCAGGGCCGCGACTCAGGAGCTTCTGAAAAGAATCAGAAAAGAGCTCCTTGGCCTGAGATCCTATCTCTCACGACGGGGCGCTTCGACTGGTTCAGAGGTTTTTCCTCAACCCATTCCACCTCTTCTTGATCTTCTGGAGAATGTTTCTCCTGAAGAGGCTTCCTCCAGAATCGAACGAGCCATACTGGATTTTGACCGCGTGGTGATCCGGACGATCCATTCCTTCTACCAGGGGCTGCTCTCTGAGATCATGCATCTTGCGGGTATAACAGAAGAAAGGGAGGTTGTCACCCGGACGGAACCGTATGTTTTTGAGGCAACCGCCCGCTTTTTGAGAGATGACCTTGAGCGGATCCATCCGGCACTCAGAAGGTACTGGTTTCAAAAGGGGATCACAACACTTGCCTTCTACAATGGGGATTTCCTTGAAAATCCGAAGCCTGACCCTTCCCGCTTGACCTCACGAGTCATTTCTCTTGCCCAGGGAGGGTGGCCGGTATCGGATCCGGAGCTATTGTCCGGGCCGGGAATAGACCTTCTTGAAGAAGCCTTTGCTCAGGTTTTTGAGAAGAAACAGATTGTGAATGAATTATCTGTTGAGGATCATTCGTCCGAGCGGACCAAGCTCTTGTCAGATGCGGACTTTCCGTTCAACATCCTCTGCGCAAAGAGCGACCAGTCCCTCAAGATAAAGGGGGCTCTTGATGCTCAAAAAACCCAGAATCCCGTGCTCAAAAAAGCCCTTGTGGAGCTTTCCGCTTCGATGGATTTTCTGCGTGAAAGATGGGAGGAAGCATCGAAAGCCTTTGTCCGGCGAATGATGGACCATGTCGGCAAAATCCTCGAAGAGAATAAGAAAGCCGCTCAAATCCGTTTCCAGGATGATGCTCTTTTGCTCCTTCTCGGAATTCTTGAGAAGGAGGAGAAAGAAAATCCTGACTCCCCGGATTCCAGGCTCATCCTTGCGGCAATCCGGTCCAAATTTAAGGTTTTTCTGGTCGATGAATTTCAGGATACTGATCCCAGTCAGATTTCCCTTCTGTTGAAAATTGGAAAAAACGATTCGGGAGATTCCCTCTTGCCCACACCATCAATGGTTTTTGTGGGTGATCCAAAGCAATCCATTTATCACTTCAGGGGGGCAGATCTTCAAAGCTACATTCGATTCAGAGAGAAAATGGGGGGGCATGTATACGGTCTTTTGTCCTCGTATCGACAATCCTCTTCCCTCCTTTCAGCCCTGAATTTTCTTTATTCCAATCATCCATCTCCCTTTTCGAATCCACATGTTCTGGCTCCAGAGGTCTACTGTGCTTCATCTCGAAACAGCTTTCTGGAGGTCTCCGGAAAGCGGATAGCCCCCATGCGGATTCTGGTCAAGGAGTCTTTACCCCGAAAGGGAGGGTCCCATCCGGAGGCCGACGACACACTCCGAAGTCCGGAGGACGTTCTCGTTGCCAGATCCACAGCTCGGGAAATTCACCGTATCCTTTGCCCGGAGTCAAACTCCAGGATGGGAGAAAAACCTGTTTTGCCCTCGGAAATTGCCGTTCTGGTCCGGAAAACAAGGGAAGCGCATGAGATTGAAAAAGAATTGTCCCTCCTTGGTATTCCCTCTCTTGTGGAGAAAGATGGTTCTGTCCTGGATTCATCTGAAGCCAGGGAGCTTGAGTGGATTCTCTTGGCTATCCTTGGCCAGGGAGGTTTTTCCGGTATTCTTGCCGCGTTGACAAGCGAACTCGTGGGTGAGGACTATCAGTCTCTTAAGAATTTGAGCTCGGACCTCCCATCCAGAGAGGAGAAACTCAGGAGCTTTTCCCTTCTCAGAAAGGAATGGGAGTCATCGGGGATCTATCGAATGGGGATATCCATGATTTCCGCCCTGTCGATTGAGAACAATCTTGCAGGACGCATTGATGGAAAAAGAAAATGGATCAACCTGAATCATCTTCTTGAGCTCTTGAATCTGTGGGAGTCCCAGGAGAATCTCCTTCCGGAGCGGCTTCTTGCGCGTTTTTCCCGAGCCATTCGCAGATCGGACGAACTTCCTGCCGGTGAGGAAGAGATCTTAAGGGCGGAAGGAGCAGCCAATGCTGTCCGGATCATGACCGTTCACAAAGCCAAGGGGCTTGAGTTTGATATGGTTTTTTGTCCTTTTGTTCTGAAACCCGGAAAGATTTCTTTTCCATTAAAGAAAAGGGAGCCGTCGATTTCTTCTGTCTCACTTCCCTCTCTTTGGTTTGAGGATGAAATGGACCCTGAGACAATGGAAGAATCGAGGAAAGACTCTTTTTCAGAGGAACTCAGAATCCTTTATGTTGCACTGACCAGGGCACGATACCATGTCAGCATTGTTTTAAATGATCAGTCTAAAAAGGGAGGTTTTCTTCCTGTTTCCGAACCATCACCTTTTTTGTGGCTGCTTTTGGGTATGATGAAAACGTTTTCTCCTGAGAACCCCGAAAAGGTTCTGGAAGATAAGCTTTCTGGAGATCACCCTCTGACGCCCTGGATCCTGGCAAAAATGGCGGAGGATCTTTCGGGCGGGACAATTGTTGCAGAACCCCTTGAGATGTTCGAGGGGCTCTCGGAACCGTTTTTGCAGGAGACGATTCTAAAAGACCAGACTGTTTTGACTGGGCCTGCGTTTGAAAAAGGATTTTTTCCGGATCGAAGAGGCTGGATTCATGAGAGTTTTACTTCAATGGCGCATTTTTTCGAGGATCAGTCTTTTGCCGAAGATCCTTTTCCGGAGCGTGATGTGTTTTTCGAGAAACAGTCTCCACGGGGAGGTTTGGCGAGGGGGGCCAGGACGGGAACATTGATCCATGAACTTTTGGAAAATGCCGATATGGATACTGAGGGTGAAAAATGGATCGGGTTCGTCCGGTCTCGGCTTGAGCTTCGTGGATTTTTGGAAAAGGATGATCTGAAAAACGCTTTGGAGATGGTCGCTGCCTGCAGAACAACTCCGATCGATGGGGCTTCATTGAAAATAGGGGAGATTCCAAGGGAAAAAAAGGTCACGGAACTGGCATTTTCTTTTCCGATGGAGCAATACAACCTTTCACGATTTTACGCGTTGTTAAGAAATCTTTCGGTCCCTTTGCCGGAGAAATGGGGCTTGGAATCGAGTGCTTATGCCGATTTGAACGGAATGCTATCAGGAGCGGTCGATCTTTTTTTCTTTCATGAAGGACGGGTTGCCTTTGTGGATTACAAGACAAATGACCTTGGACCAAACCCGATGGACTATTCACAAGAAAGCCTTCGTGATGCCCTCACTTCGGGTGGGTACTTTCTTCAGGCTCTTCTTTATACGGTAGCACTTCATCGCCATATGAAGGCATGTATCGGAGCGAGCTATTCCTATGAGAGGGATTTTGGTGGAGGCACTTTTCTCTTTCTCAGGGGGCTTCTCCCGCCCCGCCTGACGAAGGATCAGGGAGTGTTCAAAATCATCTTTCCCTTCGACACGATCAGAGCGGTGGAAGCTTTTTTTGATGGAAGACATCCCTGA